Proteins from one Mauremys mutica isolate MM-2020 ecotype Southern unplaced genomic scaffold, ASM2049712v1 000330F_np12_obj, whole genome shotgun sequence genomic window:
- the INCA1 gene encoding protein INCA1 isoform X1 translates to MEEETCTPLVPFATQSKVVSRDEPNADATELPTRQRGPSDNADGFWSGLSQRPSPPWMEEYREASPLLRSSSAVRRPDAQTDAGSWPALAIPQALPSPRELCRRRSGRLKRRRPANGSVMSVCYHLEDLKKRQSSIDQLKRLKWGGYGSPASSEGLEGAAVSLAEELQSGRDLLSRLTKPRPSWLWEEDSFVSCSGSGQRSCSPGEQPGIPEGRRGGSSLVATADRPQPPGRCLPQEAFWGFRYQPEE, encoded by the exons ATGGAGGAGGAGACCTGCACGCCCCTCGTCCCATTTGCTAC GCAGTCCAAGGTGGTCAGCCGAGATGAACCCAACGCCGACGCCACGGAGCTCCCCACCCGTCAGCGAGGCCCGTCTGACAACGCGGATGGATTCTGGAGCGGGCTTAGCCAGCGGCCAAG cCCGCCCTGGATGGAAGAATACAGGGAAGCCTCACCCCTGCTG AGGTCCAGCTCTGCCGTCCGCAGGCCCGATGCCCAGACAGACGCAGGCTCCTGGCCCGCGCTGGCCATCCCGCAGGCTCTCCCCTCTCCTCGGGAGCTGTGTCGGAGGAGAAGCGGCCGGCTGAAACGAAGGAGACCGGCGAACGGCAGCGTGATGTCGGTCTGTTACCACCTGGAGGACCTGAAGAAAAGGCAAAGCAGCATTGATCA GCTGAAGAGGCTGAAATGGGGTGGATACggatccccagccagctctgaaggGCTCGAAGGCGCCGCTGTCTCTCTAGCCGAAGAATTGCAAAGCGGAAGAGACCTGCTGAGCCGTTTGACCAAGCCAAGAccttcctggctctgggaagagGACTCCTTTGTTAGCTGCAGCGGCAGCGGGCAG CGGAGCTGCAGCCCGGGAGAGCAGCCAGGGATCCCCGAGGGACGCCGGGGGGGCTCCTCCCTGGTGGCCACGGCAGACCGACCCCAGCCGCCGGGCAGGTGCCTGCCTCAGGAAGCCTTCTGGGGCTTTCGGTACCAGCCCGAAGAGTGA
- the INCA1 gene encoding protein INCA1 isoform X2 — MEEETCTPLVPFATQSKVVSRDEPNADATELPTRQRGPSDNADGFWSGLSQRPSPPWMEEYREASPLLRSSSAVRRPDAQTDAGSWPALAIPQALPSPRELCRRRSGRLKRRRPANGSVMSVCYHLEDLKKRQSSIDQLKRLKWGGYGSPASSEGLEGAAVSLAEELQSGRDLLSRLTKPRPSWLWEEDSFVSCSGSGQLEILMSLTLDVLVTHPNPANHRNVGLESRQLRQEAILDHFAGCLTCS, encoded by the exons ATGGAGGAGGAGACCTGCACGCCCCTCGTCCCATTTGCTAC GCAGTCCAAGGTGGTCAGCCGAGATGAACCCAACGCCGACGCCACGGAGCTCCCCACCCGTCAGCGAGGCCCGTCTGACAACGCGGATGGATTCTGGAGCGGGCTTAGCCAGCGGCCAAG cCCGCCCTGGATGGAAGAATACAGGGAAGCCTCACCCCTGCTG AGGTCCAGCTCTGCCGTCCGCAGGCCCGATGCCCAGACAGACGCAGGCTCCTGGCCCGCGCTGGCCATCCCGCAGGCTCTCCCCTCTCCTCGGGAGCTGTGTCGGAGGAGAAGCGGCCGGCTGAAACGAAGGAGACCGGCGAACGGCAGCGTGATGTCGGTCTGTTACCACCTGGAGGACCTGAAGAAAAGGCAAAGCAGCATTGATCA GCTGAAGAGGCTGAAATGGGGTGGATACggatccccagccagctctgaaggGCTCGAAGGCGCCGCTGTCTCTCTAGCCGAAGAATTGCAAAGCGGAAGAGACCTGCTGAGCCGTTTGACCAAGCCAAGAccttcctggctctgggaagagGACTCCTTTGTTAGCTGCAGCGGCAGCGGGCAG CTGGAAATCCTGATGAGTCTCACCCTGGATGTTCTCGTTACCCACCCGAATCCTgctaatcatagaaatgttgggctggaaagCCGTCAGCTGAGGCAAGAAGCAATCCTGGACCATTTTGCaggttgtctaacctgttcttaa